The uncultured Fusobacterium sp. genome contains a region encoding:
- a CDS encoding YitT family protein: protein MKKKILDYAIIYIGCFIQAFSITCILKPNNLIVGGITGISLVIGKILDLNYTYIYYFICLIILICAKIFLGTREVKKIILLSITYPLILILMNKIQFNFLADVQEKILICIYYGIFMGIGTGLVLKKGFSQGSSDTVAKILHKKLFPFIEISQVLLGLDITILLISGIIFGKTAILYAIIMQMIYSKTISTILFGLGSSMVKVVIISSELKKISQFMSDTINRGYSIGQVMGGKNKVIREKIITICSMREAMLIKNYITKIDEDAFINIVPTIAAWGKEDGLQNLKEK from the coding sequence TTGAAGAAAAAAATATTAGATTATGCTATTATATATATTGGATGTTTTATTCAAGCTTTTTCCATTACATGTATTTTAAAGCCTAATAATCTTATAGTGGGAGGAATAACAGGAATATCTCTAGTTATAGGAAAAATATTAGATTTAAACTATACTTATATTTATTATTTTATTTGCCTAATAATTTTAATTTGTGCTAAAATATTTCTAGGAACAAGAGAAGTCAAAAAAATTATACTACTTTCAATAACTTATCCTCTAATATTAATACTTATGAATAAAATACAATTTAACTTTCTAGCAGATGTACAAGAAAAGATCTTAATTTGTATTTACTATGGAATTTTTATGGGAATTGGAACTGGTTTAGTACTAAAAAAAGGATTTTCTCAAGGAAGTTCTGATACGGTGGCTAAAATTTTACATAAAAAATTATTTCCTTTTATAGAAATAAGTCAAGTTTTATTAGGATTAGATATCACTATTTTACTTATATCTGGAATTATTTTTGGAAAAACTGCCATTCTTTATGCTATTATTATGCAAATGATATATAGTAAAACTATTAGTACGATTTTATTTGGATTAGGATCTTCAATGGTAAAAGTAGTAATTATAAGTAGTGAATTAAAAAAGATTTCTCAATTTATGAGTGATACTATTAATAGAGGATATAGTATAGGACAAGTAATGGGAGGAAAAAATAAAGTCATAAGAGAAAAAATAATAACTATTTGCTCTATGAGAGAAGCTATGTTAATTAAAAATTATATCACTAAAATAGATGAAGATGCTTTTATAAATATAGTTCCAACAATAGCAGCTTGGGGAAAAGAAGATGGACTTCAAAATTTAAAAGAAAAATGA
- a CDS encoding VOC family protein encodes MLNIKKIHHVAIIVSDYEKSKNFYTNILGFEILKETYRKERDSYKLDLKINGVYQIELFSFPNPPKRVNNPEARGLRHLAFEVNNIEDERKKLLSYNIECEEIRIDEITGKKFTFFKDPDGLPLELYEY; translated from the coding sequence ATGTTAAATATAAAAAAAATCCACCATGTAGCTATTATTGTTTCTGACTATGAAAAATCTAAAAATTTTTATACTAATATTTTAGGATTTGAAATTTTAAAAGAAACATACAGAAAAGAAAGAGATTCTTATAAATTAGATTTAAAAATTAATGGAGTTTATCAAATAGAGTTATTTTCATTCCCTAATCCTCCTAAAAGAGTAAATAATCCTGAAGCTAGAGGTCTTAGACATTTAGCCTTTGAAGTAAATAATATAGAAGATGAAAGAAAAAAATTATTAAGTTACAATATTGAGTGTGAAGAGATTAGAATAGATGAGATAACTGGAAAAAAATTTACATTCTTTAAAGATCCTGACGGTCTTCCTTTAGAATTATATGAATATTAA
- a CDS encoding MurR/RpiR family transcriptional regulator encodes MGILKELKLFKEGTSSDLAIRDYILDNMEKVEKLSARELGKVTYTSAASIIRFCNKLGYKGYSDFKIKFISELKVIDKECKLGEIEINDRENVVTIMRKMTEIEKESVEETAKNLSFEKLKNIRKIIHEAEIVDFYAYDINVYIAQYASSQLLYAGKKSTVNTATNMRALNALLSNNKNVAIVISQTGENSRLMELVKILKQRETKVIVITTSKKSTLAGMADEYIYAATTKSIEAFLTPTFISSVKYILDIIWGLEFSYDLGKNISLNKIYEKKGESHLWGLIKGIEELKKNL; translated from the coding sequence ATGGGTATATTAAAAGAATTAAAATTATTTAAAGAGGGAACATCTAGTGATCTTGCTATAAGAGATTATATTTTAGATAATATGGAAAAGGTAGAAAAACTTTCAGCTAGAGAATTAGGTAAAGTTACCTATACAAGTGCTGCTAGTATCATAAGATTTTGTAATAAATTAGGATACAAAGGATATTCTGACTTTAAAATAAAATTTATAAGTGAATTAAAAGTAATAGATAAAGAGTGTAAACTTGGAGAAATTGAGATAAATGATCGTGAAAATGTTGTAACTATTATGAGAAAAATGACTGAAATAGAAAAAGAATCAGTTGAAGAAACAGCTAAAAATCTTTCTTTTGAAAAATTAAAAAATATAAGAAAAATAATCCATGAAGCTGAAATAGTAGATTTTTATGCTTATGATATAAATGTATATATAGCTCAATATGCTAGTAGTCAACTATTATATGCTGGTAAAAAATCTACTGTTAATACTGCAACAAATATGAGAGCCTTAAATGCTCTTTTAAGTAATAATAAAAATGTAGCTATTGTTATTAGTCAAACAGGTGAGAACTCTAGATTAATGGAGTTGGTCAAAATACTAAAACAAAGAGAAACAAAGGTAATAGTTATAACAACCTCTAAGAAAAGTACATTAGCTGGAATGGCAGATGAATATATCTATGCTGCTACTACTAAGAGTATTGAAGCATTTTTAACACCAACTTTTATATCTTCAGTAAAATATATATTAGATATTATTTGGGGATTAGAATTTAGTTATGATTTAGGTAAAAATATATCTCTAAATAAAATTTATGAAAAAAAGGGAGAATCTCATCTTTGGGGATTAATTAAAGGAATTGAAGAGTTGAAAAAAAATCTTTGA